A region from the Candidatus Thiothrix putei genome encodes:
- a CDS encoding MotA/TolQ/ExbB proton channel family protein: MKENVEEAGRHVVQELERYLPALGTIITIAPMMGLLGTVLGMIGVFSAINTAGVGNPQQMAGGISEALVTTVVGLLIAITTLVFERYFKAKVDSYVAIMEREALRLIEIANSSRKTLPAAITPAPAAARSAVSTPAASQARPAPASAPLPRGGKPA, from the coding sequence ATGAAAGAAAACGTCGAAGAAGCCGGACGGCACGTGGTACAAGAATTGGAACGTTACCTGCCAGCCTTGGGTACAATCATTACGATTGCGCCAATGATGGGTTTGCTGGGAACCGTGCTGGGGATGATCGGGGTTTTCAGTGCGATCAATACCGCTGGGGTGGGCAATCCGCAGCAGATGGCGGGCGGGATTTCCGAGGCATTGGTGACAACGGTCGTCGGCTTGTTGATTGCGATTACCACCTTGGTGTTCGAGCGCTATTTCAAGGCAAAAGTCGATAGCTATGTGGCGATTATGGAACGCGAAGCGCTGCGTTTGATTGAAATTGCTAATTCCAGCCGCAAAACCTTACCGGCGGCAATAACACCAGCGCCAGCCGCCGCTCGCTCTGCGGTGAGCACGCCAGCAGCGTCTCAAGCACGCCCAGCGCCTGCATCAGCACCGCTACCACGCGGGGGTAAACCTGCATGA